A single region of the Changchengzhania lutea genome encodes:
- a CDS encoding very short patch repair endonuclease, with protein MSYKEPKIKVPRFNEASGFYTTKKRSKIMSKIRGKNTKPELLFRRALWKHNVRYRVNNKLIPGKPDVSIQKYKLAIFIDGEFWHGYNWEERKTKLKSNRDFWIPKIKRNMQRDREVNLELTHLGYTVFRFWATEINNDLNRCINDVLVFIATGENN; from the coding sequence ATGTCTTATAAAGAACCCAAAATAAAAGTACCCCGGTTTAACGAAGCCTCAGGTTTTTACACCACAAAAAAGCGCTCAAAAATCATGAGCAAAATTAGGGGTAAGAACACAAAACCAGAACTGCTTTTTCGTAGGGCCTTATGGAAACATAATGTACGCTATCGTGTCAACAACAAATTGATACCAGGAAAACCAGATGTTTCTATCCAAAAATATAAGCTTGCCATTTTCATTGATGGTGAATTTTGGCATGGTTATAATTGGGAAGAACGAAAAACCAAACTTAAATCCAATCGGGATTTCTGGATTCCTAAAATTAAGCGAAACATGCAACGGGACAGAGAGGTGAATTTAGAATTGACCCATTTGGGCTACACGGTCTTTCGGTTTTGGGCAACCGAAATTAACAATGATTTAAACCGTTGCATCAATGATGTTTTGGTTTTTATTGCTACTGGAGAAAATAATTGA
- a CDS encoding S24 family peptidase, which yields MKTLQVNLIEKSKKNYRVSRPTQTGFSSPATHYNEPRVDLNDVLIENASATFYVRAVDDSFNAFDIYKNDVLIIDKSLTPKHNQLVIAIRDDAFKIIRIVAEATTELQIWGVITYIIKSVK from the coding sequence ATGAAAACGCTCCAAGTAAATTTGATAGAAAAATCAAAAAAAAATTATAGAGTTTCCCGACCTACACAAACCGGGTTTTCTAGTCCTGCAACACATTATAATGAACCAAGGGTGGATTTAAATGACGTGTTAATTGAAAATGCATCTGCCACCTTTTATGTAAGAGCAGTTGATGATAGTTTCAATGCGTTTGATATTTATAAGAATGATGTGTTGATTATTGACAAGTCCCTAACTCCAAAACACAATCAATTGGTTATTGCTATTCGAGATGATGCCTTCAAGATAATTAGAATTGTTGCAGAAGCCACTACTGAACTTCAAATTTGGGGTGTTATTACATACATTATAAAATCGGTTAAATAG
- the arfB gene encoding alternative ribosome rescue aminoacyl-tRNA hydrolase ArfB — protein sequence MYNKDALIQELNFKAVRSSGSGGQHVNKVSSKVELYFSLDESASFTDNEKNRLYKNLKNKLTKDHVLILQCDESRSQHKNKDLIIKRFFNIIDAALIVPKKRIRTKIPKSVIRKRLKNKRNLSDKKANRKKPDID from the coding sequence ATGTACAATAAAGACGCACTAATACAAGAGTTAAATTTTAAAGCAGTACGTAGTTCAGGTAGCGGTGGTCAGCATGTAAATAAAGTATCTTCTAAAGTAGAATTATATTTTAGTTTAGACGAATCAGCATCTTTTACTGACAATGAAAAAAACCGTCTTTACAAAAATCTTAAAAATAAATTAACCAAAGACCATGTTCTTATTCTGCAATGTGATGAAAGTAGAAGTCAGCACAAAAATAAAGACCTTATCATTAAACGTTTTTTTAATATCATTGATGCTGCTTTAATTGTTCCCAAAAAGCGAATTAGAACGAAAATACCCAAATCGGTTATTAGAAAACGTTTAAAAAACAAGCGTAATCTATCTGATAAAAAGGCAAATAGAAAAAAACCGGATATCGATTAG
- a CDS encoding ISAs1 family transposase, protein MNKFKSIFSKINDPRSDINKLHNLEDILLIGIISVICAADSWKDMETYAKAKVDFLRSFLDLPNGTPSDDTFNRVFSSIDSEQFETCFIDWVSNLIDITAGEVIPIDGKTLRGAKSNGKKSPFHMVSAWASKNNMVLGQVKVSEKSNEITAIPKLLELITVKGCVVTIDAMGCQKAIAETIIKQEADYILAVKENQKQLHQDILDEFRFGKTIDSHTDEDLGHGRIETRKCSVINDFKFIEDQDKWTGLESIVKVESIREFKNSDKPTETATRYYISSVKTDAKALQKMIRLHWGIENKLHWVLDVAFSEDASRKRAGNAAQNFSILSKIALNLLRKDKQTKQGLKGKRLKAAYDNNYLIKILGIKV, encoded by the coding sequence ATGAACAAATTCAAGTCTATATTCAGTAAGATAAACGATCCTAGAAGCGATATAAACAAGCTTCATAACTTAGAAGACATCCTTCTTATTGGTATAATTAGTGTGATTTGTGCGGCAGATTCATGGAAAGATATGGAAACTTATGCCAAAGCAAAAGTAGATTTTTTGCGTTCATTTCTTGATTTGCCAAATGGTACGCCCTCTGATGACACCTTTAACCGAGTGTTCTCTTCCATTGATTCAGAACAATTTGAAACCTGTTTTATAGATTGGGTCTCTAATTTGATTGATATAACGGCTGGCGAGGTTATTCCCATTGATGGTAAAACCTTGAGAGGTGCTAAATCTAATGGTAAGAAATCCCCTTTTCACATGGTAAGTGCTTGGGCAAGCAAAAACAATATGGTTTTAGGACAGGTCAAGGTTTCTGAAAAATCCAATGAAATTACGGCCATACCAAAACTACTGGAACTAATTACTGTAAAAGGATGTGTAGTTACCATTGATGCCATGGGCTGTCAAAAGGCTATTGCAGAAACTATTATTAAACAAGAAGCAGATTACATCTTAGCTGTAAAAGAAAACCAAAAGCAATTGCATCAAGATATTCTAGACGAATTTCGCTTTGGCAAGACTATAGATAGCCATACCGATGAAGATCTGGGACACGGCAGGATAGAAACACGAAAATGTAGTGTTATCAATGACTTTAAATTTATTGAAGACCAAGATAAATGGACAGGGCTGGAAAGTATAGTAAAAGTAGAAAGTATTAGAGAATTTAAAAACTCCGACAAGCCAACAGAAACAGCTACAAGATATTATATATCAAGTGTGAAAACAGATGCAAAAGCACTACAGAAAATGATACGCTTACATTGGGGAATTGAAAACAAACTACATTGGGTACTCGATGTGGCTTTCTCTGAAGACGCCTCAAGAAAAAGAGCTGGTAATGCTGCCCAAAATTTCTCTATACTAAGCAAAATTGCACTAAACTTGCTAAGAAAAGATAAACAAACCAAGCAAGGACTAAAAGGAAAAAGGCTAAAAGCGGCTTACGATAACAACTATCTTATTAAGATCTTAGGAATAAAAGTGTGA
- the ahcY gene encoding adenosylhomocysteinase, with translation MSTKTVAYVPYKVKDLSLAAWGRKEIELAEAEMPGLMSLREEYKNSQPLKGARIAGCLHMTIQTAVLIETLQSLGAEVTWSSCNIFSTQDQAAAAIAAAGTPVYAWKDMTEEEFEWCIEQTLFFGEDRQPLNMILDDGGDLTNMVLDKYPELAAGINGLSEETTTGVHRLYERVKNGTLPMPAINVNDSVTKSKFDNKYGCKESAVDAIRRATDLMLAGKRVVVCGYGDVGKGTAASFKGAGSIVTVTEIDPICALQAAMDGFEVKKLETVAPNADIIITTTGNKDIVQARHFEAVKDKTIICNIGHFDNEIDMAWLNDNHGHTKDTIKPQVDKYTVDGKDIIVLAEGRLVNLGCATGHPSFVMSNSFTNQTLAQIELWTNKDAYENDVYMLPKHLDEKVAKLHLAKIGVELTELRKEQADYIGVKQEGPYKPEYYRY, from the coding sequence ATGAGTACAAAAACCGTTGCTTACGTACCCTATAAAGTAAAAGACTTGTCGCTTGCTGCTTGGGGAAGAAAAGAAATTGAATTAGCCGAGGCTGAAATGCCAGGACTTATGAGTCTGCGCGAAGAATATAAAAACTCCCAACCCTTAAAAGGTGCTAGAATTGCTGGATGTTTGCACATGACCATTCAAACAGCGGTTCTTATTGAAACCTTGCAATCTTTAGGTGCTGAAGTCACTTGGAGCTCATGTAACATTTTCTCTACACAAGATCAAGCCGCTGCTGCCATTGCTGCTGCAGGCACTCCAGTATATGCTTGGAAAGACATGACTGAAGAAGAGTTTGAATGGTGCATTGAACAAACCTTATTTTTTGGCGAAGACAGACAACCATTAAACATGATTCTTGATGATGGTGGCGATTTAACCAATATGGTTTTAGACAAGTATCCTGAATTGGCTGCAGGGATTAATGGCCTATCTGAAGAAACTACAACAGGCGTGCATAGACTTTATGAGCGTGTTAAGAACGGGACATTGCCAATGCCTGCAATCAACGTTAATGATAGTGTTACCAAAAGTAAATTTGATAATAAATACGGATGTAAAGAAAGTGCCGTAGACGCTATTCGTCGTGCAACAGATCTTATGCTTGCTGGAAAACGCGTTGTGGTATGTGGTTATGGAGATGTTGGAAAAGGTACAGCTGCGTCCTTTAAAGGTGCAGGAAGTATTGTAACCGTGACTGAAATAGATCCTATTTGTGCATTGCAAGCTGCTATGGACGGTTTTGAAGTTAAAAAACTGGAAACCGTTGCGCCTAACGCAGATATTATTATTACTACAACAGGTAATAAAGATATTGTGCAAGCAAGACATTTTGAAGCTGTAAAAGACAAAACCATTATTTGTAATATCGGGCATTTTGACAATGAAATCGATATGGCTTGGTTGAATGACAATCATGGTCATACTAAAGATACCATCAAACCACAAGTAGATAAATACACTGTTGATGGTAAAGATATTATTGTACTGGCCGAAGGGCGATTAGTAAACTTAGGCTGTGCTACTGGACACCCAAGTTTTGTAATGAGCAACTCATTTACAAACCAAACCTTGGCCCAAATAGAATTGTGGACCAACAAAGACGCCTACGAGAATGACGTGTATATGTTACCTAAACATTTAGATGAAAAAGTAGCAAAACTGCATTTAGCAAAAATTGGTGTTGAACTTACAGAACTTCGTAAAGAGCAAGCCGATTATATTGGTGTGAAACAAGAAGGCCCCTACAAACCTGAGTACTACAGATATTAA
- a CDS encoding TonB-dependent receptor yields the protein MLSVSASAQKNQIEQDSTKTEKLDEVLVKAVRVNADSPITHSNLSKEQLAKRNLGQDIPVLLNYLPSVVTTSDAGAGIGYTGIRVRGTDATRVNVTINGIPYNDPESQGTFWVNLGDFASSTESLQLQRGVGTSTNGSGAFGASLNLLTDAFSEEASGEISNSFGSFNTRKHTVKLSTGLLNNHFEISGRFSKIDSDGYVDRAFTDLRSYFLQGVYKDDNTLIKALTFGNREQTYQSWFGLTADELEENRRQNPYTYENETDNYWQDHYQLHWNERLDNHWSTTLGLNYTKGKGYFEQYKPEESAEDLANLIQDDSDVIVRRWLDNNFYVINANVTYKKNALEIISGVSYNTYSGDHFGEVIWGSDLAQNVNIRDRYYEGDAIKNDFSMFSKATFKLAEKFTGFVDLQGRFVSYKTDGVSSDLVDFVTDANFSFFNPKVGLTYKSSDMNSLYVSYARANREPNRDDFKAGVTQHETLNDIELGWRYNSNKVSVNSNIYYMFYQNQLVLTGAFDDVGSPIRASSGKSYRLGLEVDAQIKFSYAFSIQPNIAISDNKNIDFVKEINGTTSVLDNTKISFSPNIVLGNAVVYTPANNLQFSLYSKYVGKQYLNNIEDERGTLDRYFVNDFNIIYEIKPNSIFKSITITGLINNLLNEKYESNGADYGGGYVYYYPQATTNFLIGATLKF from the coding sequence GTGTTATCAGTCAGTGCAAGTGCACAAAAAAATCAAATCGAACAAGATTCAACTAAAACAGAAAAACTAGACGAAGTTTTAGTAAAGGCGGTGCGCGTAAATGCAGATTCTCCAATAACGCATTCGAACCTTAGTAAAGAACAATTGGCAAAGCGTAATTTAGGACAGGATATTCCTGTTTTGCTAAACTATTTACCATCTGTTGTTACTACCAGTGATGCAGGTGCAGGGATTGGTTACACGGGTATTCGGGTTCGTGGTACAGATGCTACGCGAGTGAATGTAACCATCAACGGAATTCCGTATAACGATCCGGAAAGCCAAGGTACGTTTTGGGTAAATTTGGGCGATTTTGCGTCCTCAACAGAAAGTTTGCAATTACAACGTGGTGTTGGAACATCTACAAATGGTTCAGGAGCTTTCGGCGCAAGTTTAAATCTGCTAACAGATGCTTTTTCAGAGGAGGCTTCAGGAGAAATATCTAATAGTTTTGGTAGTTTCAATACACGAAAACATACGGTTAAATTAAGTACGGGATTGCTAAATAATCATTTTGAAATTTCTGGTCGTTTTTCTAAAATAGACTCCGATGGTTATGTGGATCGTGCTTTTACAGATTTGCGTTCTTACTTTTTACAAGGGGTATATAAAGATGATAACACGTTAATTAAAGCCTTAACTTTTGGGAATAGAGAACAAACATATCAATCTTGGTTTGGGTTAACGGCAGATGAATTAGAAGAAAATCGTCGCCAAAATCCATATACCTACGAAAATGAAACGGATAATTATTGGCAAGATCATTATCAATTGCATTGGAATGAACGTTTAGATAACCATTGGTCAACAACACTTGGTTTAAACTATACCAAAGGAAAAGGGTATTTTGAGCAATATAAACCAGAAGAATCTGCAGAAGATTTAGCTAACTTAATTCAAGACGATTCCGATGTTATTGTCCGTAGATGGTTGGACAATAATTTTTATGTTATAAATGCTAACGTAACGTATAAAAAAAATGCTCTAGAAATTATATCTGGAGTGTCTTATAACACATATTCTGGAGATCATTTTGGGGAAGTTATTTGGGGAAGCGATCTAGCTCAAAATGTTAATATTAGAGATCGTTATTATGAAGGTGATGCTATTAAAAACGATTTTAGTATGTTTTCTAAAGCCACTTTTAAGTTAGCAGAAAAATTTACAGGATTTGTTGATTTACAAGGGCGTTTTGTGAGTTACAAAACTGATGGTGTAAGCTCTGATTTAGTGGATTTTGTTACTGATGCCAATTTTAGTTTTTTTAACCCTAAAGTTGGTTTAACATATAAAAGTTCTGATATGAATAGTTTGTATGTATCATACGCAAGAGCTAATAGAGAACCGAATCGTGATGATTTTAAAGCGGGTGTTACGCAGCATGAAACACTTAATGATATTGAATTAGGATGGAGATACAATTCAAATAAAGTTAGTGTTAACTCTAATATCTACTATATGTTTTATCAAAATCAATTAGTGCTAACTGGTGCTTTTGATGATGTTGGAAGCCCAATAAGAGCAAGCAGTGGCAAAAGTTATCGCTTAGGTTTGGAAGTTGATGCACAAATTAAATTTTCTTATGCATTTAGTATTCAGCCAAATATTGCAATTAGCGATAATAAAAATATCGATTTTGTTAAAGAAATAAATGGTACAACATCTGTTCTAGATAATACTAAAATTTCATTTTCACCAAATATCGTTTTAGGAAATGCTGTTGTTTATACACCTGCAAATAATTTACAATTTTCACTATACAGCAAATATGTAGGAAAGCAATATTTAAATAATATTGAAGATGAAAGAGGTACATTGGATCGTTATTTTGTGAATGACTTTAATATCATTTATGAGATAAAACCGAACTCAATTTTTAAGTCAATTACAATTACGGGTCTTATAAACAATCTGCTAAATGAAAAATACGAATCTAATGGAGCAGATTACGGTGGCGGTTATGTGTACTACTACCCGCAAGCCACAACTAATTTTTTAATTGGCGCAACTTTAAAATTCTAA
- a CDS encoding AAA family ATPase: MEEKFKQQPANCIKVVLFGPESTGKTTLSRQLARYYNSVWVPEFARDYLQDKWNNERKTCEPHDLLPIAEGQMRLENKLANKTDSVLICDTDLLETKVYSEAYYLGTCDPILEKYALENTYDLYFLTYIDTPWEADDLRDKPEDRQEMFEAFKNELVKNKRPFVILKGNKKERLETAIAHIDTLLNKD, encoded by the coding sequence ATGGAAGAAAAATTTAAACAGCAACCCGCAAACTGCATAAAGGTAGTTTTATTTGGCCCTGAATCTACTGGGAAGACGACCTTGTCCAGGCAATTGGCGCGGTATTATAATTCGGTTTGGGTACCAGAATTTGCACGGGATTATCTTCAGGATAAATGGAATAATGAGCGCAAAACCTGTGAACCTCATGATTTATTGCCCATTGCAGAAGGGCAGATGCGATTGGAAAATAAACTTGCTAATAAAACAGATTCGGTGTTAATTTGCGATACGGACTTATTGGAAACTAAAGTATATTCCGAAGCTTATTATTTGGGAACTTGTGACCCCATTTTAGAAAAATACGCTTTAGAAAATACCTATGATTTATATTTTCTAACCTATATTGACACGCCTTGGGAAGCAGATGATTTAAGGGATAAACCTGAAGACAGACAGGAGATGTTTGAGGCTTTTAAAAATGAATTAGTAAAAAACAAACGGCCTTTCGTCATCCTTAAAGGAAATAAAAAGGAACGTTTGGAAACAGCAATAGCACACATTGACACATTATTAAATAAAGATTGA
- a CDS encoding geranylgeranylglyceryl/heptaprenylglyceryl phosphate synthase — protein sequence MTSIYRNIKKSISEGEKLLAVLIDPDRFSIKNTKKFIGKVNASITTHIFVGGSTVDENATEVLVSEIKKHSTLPIILFPGDHNQITDQADALLFLSLISGRNPDYLIGQHVDSISKLKNTTMEIISTGYILVESGKETAVEIVTNTKPMPRNNIQHIVDTSIAGVFLGMKLIYLEAGSGALKALTPSIIHAVRKSIDIPLIVGGGIRNKAQLEEAYQAGADVVVIGTAFEEDESFFEELRRE from the coding sequence ATGACATCGATTTATAGGAACATAAAGAAATCCATTTCAGAAGGCGAAAAATTATTGGCAGTTTTAATAGATCCCGATAGGTTTTCAATTAAAAATACCAAAAAATTTATCGGCAAAGTAAATGCATCCATTACCACACATATTTTTGTTGGCGGGAGTACCGTAGATGAAAACGCTACAGAAGTTTTGGTTTCAGAAATAAAAAAACATTCAACTTTACCAATTATATTATTTCCAGGAGATCACAATCAAATTACTGATCAAGCGGATGCCTTATTGTTTCTATCACTGATTTCAGGAAGAAATCCTGACTATTTAATAGGACAACATGTAGACTCAATTTCAAAATTGAAAAATACTACTATGGAAATCATTTCTACAGGCTATATTTTAGTAGAAAGTGGCAAAGAAACGGCAGTTGAAATAGTTACCAATACAAAACCAATGCCCCGAAATAACATTCAACACATTGTAGATACGAGTATCGCGGGTGTTTTTTTAGGAATGAAGCTCATATATTTGGAAGCAGGTAGCGGCGCATTAAAAGCTTTAACACCCAGCATTATCCATGCGGTCAGGAAAAGTATAGATATTCCGCTAATAGTAGGTGGCGGCATTAGAAATAAAGCACAACTTGAAGAAGCCTACCAAGCCGGAGCAGATGTAGTGGTTATTGGAACCGCATTTGAAGAGGATGAATCATTTTTTGAAGAATTAAGAAGAGAATAA
- the pnuC gene encoding nicotinamide riboside transporter PnuC, which translates to MSPIFDFFFGQYEGYNTVDIVLEIVAVIFGFLSVWFSKQNKIWVFPTGMVSTVIFVYLLLKWGLLGDMMINAYYFIMSVYGWYIWTRKVDESHMTPISRTTLNEKKISVAIFLATLLFVYLVYNTFDKWTSWVAYVDTITTAIFFVGMWLMARRKLENWVWWIVGDIISIPLYFYKGFTFTSFQYLGFTIIAIFGYLAWKKNLNSNPQTA; encoded by the coding sequence ATGAGCCCCATTTTTGATTTTTTCTTCGGACAATATGAAGGTTATAACACGGTAGACATCGTTTTAGAAATTGTTGCTGTAATTTTTGGGTTTCTATCCGTTTGGTTTTCTAAGCAAAACAAGATTTGGGTATTTCCAACGGGCATGGTCAGCACTGTAATTTTTGTATACCTTTTATTAAAATGGGGACTATTGGGGGATATGATGATTAATGCTTATTATTTTATTATGAGTGTTTATGGCTGGTATATCTGGACTCGAAAAGTGGACGAGTCGCATATGACGCCAATTTCAAGAACGACATTGAACGAAAAAAAGATCAGTGTGGCTATATTTTTAGCAACCCTGCTATTCGTTTATTTAGTTTACAACACCTTTGATAAATGGACTAGCTGGGTGGCGTATGTCGATACGATTACCACAGCCATATTTTTCGTGGGCATGTGGCTTATGGCACGACGAAAATTAGAGAATTGGGTATGGTGGATTGTAGGTGATATAATATCAATACCGCTCTATTTTTACAAAGGATTTACCTTTACGAGTTTTCAATATTTAGGATTTACAATAATTGCGATATTTGGATATTTAGCATGGAAGAAAAATTTAAACAGCAACCCGCAAACTGCATAA
- a CDS encoding 4'-phosphopantetheinyl transferase family protein — protein MPLYKTLIPNSQTTVKIWKISESYSDLMQNITLKSESLERVLGMKSELHQRGFLSVRKLLAEFGYTDTDLYYDTNGKPHLSDGKFVSITHSFTFSAVMVSNSPVGIDIEKQRNKISIIAHKFIDYEFAYLDKIADSYVKDLTLIWCVKESLYKLYATPGLSFKKHCLVIPFSTDAHDSVAWIDYNDTKNRYDIAFIEFEGFTCAYAIS, from the coding sequence ATGCCTCTTTATAAAACCCTTATTCCAAATTCACAAACTACTGTTAAAATCTGGAAGATTTCTGAATCTTATAGCGATTTGATGCAAAATATAACCCTTAAATCAGAAAGTTTAGAACGTGTTTTAGGAATGAAAAGCGAATTGCACCAACGCGGGTTTTTAAGTGTGAGGAAGTTGTTGGCTGAATTTGGATACACTGATACCGACCTGTATTATGATACTAATGGCAAACCTCATTTAAGCGATGGTAAGTTTGTTTCAATAACCCATTCATTTACTTTTTCGGCAGTTATGGTTAGCAATTCGCCCGTTGGCATTGATATTGAAAAACAGCGTAACAAAATTAGTATTATAGCCCATAAATTTATTGATTATGAATTTGCTTATTTAGATAAGATAGCAGATAGTTATGTTAAAGATTTAACCTTAATCTGGTGTGTAAAAGAGTCGTTATATAAGCTTTATGCGACGCCAGGGCTAAGTTTTAAAAAGCACTGTTTGGTAATTCCGTTTTCTACTGATGCTCATGATTCGGTAGCCTGGATTGACTACAACGATACAAAAAACAGATATGATATTGCGTTTATAGAGTTTGAAGGTTTTACCTGTGCTTATGCCATAAGTTAA
- a CDS encoding DUF4301 family protein produces MKLSEKDFQQIKDKGITLEKIQDQIDIIKSGMAFSRLKKAATVKDGILKVSEDEASRYVSTFEEHRDSISMLKFVPASGAATRMFKFLFQFLEDYKPSDESIDNYAKRCQSTQITAFVSNLEKFPFYAEVIKKTKQARPDFDKLSHDEKSYAIVKTMLKEDLLNYSFSPKGLLPFHKYDTNIATAFEEHFFEGAHYASSHNKADLHFTISEIHKEKFEKELLQIKAAIESKTDTNFEVSFSYQKQSTDMVALNFNESIVRQKNGNILFRPSGHGALLENLNDLDYDVIFIKNIDNVVVKRYHEDISKYKKVLAGILLSIQNQTFQFIKTIDKGEVSEQNIQEIVQFLHKKLNVVVGSDFNTQNSENKIAYLMDKLNRPIRACGMVKNEGEPGGGPFWVEDNQGSISLQIVESAQIDSENKKQMQLLKNATHFNPVDLVCGIKNHKGEKFDLTQFVDYNAAFITDKTHNGNDIKALELPGLWNGSMAFWNTIFVEVPLITFNPVKTANDLLKEAHQAS; encoded by the coding sequence ATGAAATTATCAGAAAAAGATTTTCAACAAATAAAAGATAAAGGAATAACACTTGAAAAAATTCAAGATCAAATAGACATTATTAAATCTGGTATGGCATTTTCTCGTCTAAAAAAGGCGGCCACCGTAAAAGATGGAATTCTTAAAGTGAGTGAAGATGAGGCATCACGGTATGTTAGCACATTTGAAGAACATCGGGATTCCATTTCTATGCTTAAATTTGTGCCCGCTTCCGGTGCGGCCACGAGAATGTTTAAATTTTTATTTCAGTTTTTAGAAGATTATAAACCTTCAGACGAAAGTATAGATAATTATGCAAAAAGATGTCAGAGCACACAAATTACAGCGTTTGTTTCTAATTTAGAAAAGTTTCCATTTTATGCTGAAGTTATTAAAAAAACGAAACAAGCACGTCCTGATTTTGATAAGTTATCTCATGACGAAAAGAGCTATGCTATCGTAAAAACCATGTTGAAAGAAGATCTATTAAACTATAGTTTTTCCCCAAAAGGCTTGTTGCCTTTTCATAAGTATGACACCAATATTGCCACAGCTTTTGAAGAACATTTTTTTGAAGGCGCACATTATGCTTCAAGCCATAATAAGGCAGATCTTCATTTTACGATTTCGGAAATACATAAGGAGAAATTTGAAAAGGAATTACTCCAAATTAAGGCCGCTATTGAATCAAAAACGGATACAAACTTTGAGGTTTCATTCTCATATCAAAAACAATCCACAGATATGGTTGCATTAAATTTTAATGAATCTATAGTTAGGCAGAAGAATGGAAATATCTTGTTTAGACCATCTGGACATGGCGCCTTGCTAGAGAATTTAAATGATTTGGATTACGACGTTATTTTTATTAAAAATATTGATAACGTAGTTGTAAAACGCTATCACGAAGACATTTCAAAATATAAAAAAGTGTTAGCGGGTATTTTATTAAGTATACAAAATCAGACTTTTCAGTTTATTAAAACAATAGATAAAGGCGAAGTTTCTGAGCAAAATATTCAAGAGATCGTTCAGTTTTTACATAAGAAACTTAATGTTGTGGTTGGAAGTGATTTTAATACACAAAACTCAGAAAATAAAATAGCCTATTTAATGGATAAGTTGAACCGACCGATACGTGCTTGTGGCATGGTTAAAAACGAGGGTGAGCCTGGAGGTGGTCCGTTTTGGGTGGAAGACAATCAAGGGAGCATCTCATTACAGATTGTGGAATCTGCTCAAATTGATTCAGAAAATAAAAAACAAATGCAGTTGTTAAAGAATGCCACCCATTTTAACCCGGTTGATTTAGTCTGTGGTATCAAAAATCACAAAGGTGAAAAATTTGATTTGACACAATTCGTAGATTATAACGCAGCATTTATTACAGACAAAACCCACAACGGTAATGATATTAAGGCATTGGAATTACCAGGTCTGTGGAACGGGAGTATGGCCTTTTGGAACACCATTTTTGTTGAAGTGCCCTTAATCACATTCAATCCTGTTAAAACGGCTAACGACTTATTGAAAGAAGCACACCAAGCATCATAA
- a CDS encoding thiamine-binding protein — protein sequence MKISVELTLTPLQDEYEPAIIHFIKKIRASNLKTLENPLSTQVYGDYDEVMHVLTTEIKEAFELIERGLLYMKIVKSDRHDYEPHF from the coding sequence ATGAAAATATCAGTAGAATTAACCTTAACACCGCTGCAAGACGAATACGAGCCAGCCATTATTCACTTTATTAAAAAAATAAGAGCTTCAAATCTTAAAACACTGGAGAATCCCTTAAGTACACAGGTTTATGGTGATTATGATGAAGTCATGCATGTGCTTACTACCGAAATAAAGGAAGCTTTTGAGCTTATTGAGCGTGGTTTGTTATATATGAAAATTGTAAAATCTGATCGACACGATTATGAGCCCCATTTTTGA